The DNA window CAGCGATAATGAGCGGATAGCGTGGATGTGTTTGATAAGCGAGTAGGATTAGACACATAAAAAAATGGCGTAATTGGGGAATTACGCCATTTTATCGCGAGTGGGGGATTATTTCTCGCTTAAGTGAGGGACTGATTTTTGAGTTAAATAGGCTAGCAAGCGGTCAGCAGGCACATAACCAGGTAATAACTCCCCATCGGATAACACTAATGCAGGTGTTCCTGTCACGCCTAAAGTTTGTCCTAATTCGAATTCTTTAGACACAGGATTATTACATTGTGCAGGCTTCACCGTTCCTTCTGATTTTGCGACGGTTAATGCGTTATTACGGTCACTTGCACACCATATGCTGACCATTTTTTGATAAGTTTCTGAACCGACACCCGCACGAGGAAATGCTAAATAGCGAACTTCAATGCCTAATTCATTCAGTTTCGGGACTTCTGTATGCAGTTTTCTACAGTAACCACAATCAATATCAGTAAAGACATTAATCACAAATTTTGCTTTTTCTTTAGGGGAAAAAATGATCATGTCTTTTTGATCTAAGGCATTGATTGCCGTGACACGTAAACCATTACGTTTTTGTTCCGTGACATTAACCCCTGTTTTAGTATCACGTAAATCACCAACCAGCATATAACTGCCATCTTCATTCATATAAACCACTTCCATGCCGACCATGACTTCATACAAGCCTTTAATGGGGGAGGGTTTGATTTTAATTTGATCTAATTTATCTGCACCCGCTAAGCGTTTTAAAACATCACGGAGTGAATTAGGAATATCAGGATTATTATCAATTTCGACGTTTTTTGTCGTCGTCGGGGCGGCAGGCGTTGCGGGGGTAACAACAGGGTCTTGCATGGGTTGTACGGTCACTGCATTGCTAGTGGTATTAGGGGTTGCTAATTCATTGTTTGCAAAACTATTGTAAGCAGACAATGCAAGCAATGCTGCCATAAAACGCATAAACATAACAAGATACCTCAATAGATTAATCACGAAAATTAGTAAACTGCAAGGGTTGTTCTAATTGCTGGCTTTGCGTTTTTAACAAGGTAATCGCCTCTTGCAAATCGTCGCGTTTTTTACCTGTGACACGCACTTCATCGCCTTGGATAGCGGCTTGTACTTTCAATTTACTATCTTTTATTAATTTAACGATTTTTTTCGCCAGCTCACTAGGAATACCTTGCTTAATTAGCCATGTTTGACGGGCGCGACGGTTTTGTGTTTCTGCCTCTTTGGGGTCTAATGCAGAGAGATCAATCCCTCGTTTCGTAAGTTTAATGCGTAAAATATCACCCATTTGTTGCAGTTGAAACTCTGTTTCTGCATGAAGAATTAAGGATTCTTCGGTAAGTTCAACCTTAGCATCAGCCCCTTTAAAGTCGAAGCGTGCAGTAATTTCGCGATTTGTTTGGTCAACTGCATTGGTTAACTCATGATTATCGACGGTAGAAACAATATCAAAGGAGGGCATATTGCTGACCTATTCGGTTATATAAGCAGTTAGATAATAAATATAGAGGGATTGCTAGGCTAGTGAATTGATATGACTGAGAGGCTAGCAGATTCAATGCGGGTGTTATGTGATTGATGTATGAGGAACACATGAGTTAAGACTGCCAACTAGATGACAGTCTTAATAAAAAATGGTGTAACGCTAGATTACGCTTGGGTAGTATTCGTATCGCGTTTTGCCACAATTTTTTCTTTAATACGCGCTGCTTTACCGCGTAAATCACGCATGTAGTAAAGTTTCGCACGGCGGACATCGCCTTTACGTTTTACTTCAATGCTGGCAACTAAGGGGCTGTGGGTTTGGAAAACCCGTTCAACGCCTTCACCGTGGGAAATTTTACGCACAGTAAACGCAGAATTCATACCACGGTTACGCTTTGCAATTACAACACCTTCAAAGGCTTGTAAACGCTCGCGGTCGCCTTCTTTCACTTTCACTTGAACAATAACTGTATCACCTGCGTTAAAAGAAGGAACTTCTTGTTTTAACTGTTCTTGTTCTAACATTGCAATGATTGGATTCATTTTATCTTCCCGTCATACTCAGTAATAAATTCATTCAATAACGCCTGTTGTTCAGGCTGTAAATTGAGGTTAATCAGTAAATCTGGTCGTTTTAACCAAGTTCGTCCTAAGGCTTGTTTATGTCGCCACCGTGCAATATCGGCATGATTGCCATTTAAAAGCACTGCGGGAACACTTTGCGCATCAATTACTTCTGGGCGTGTATAGTGTGGACAATCGAGTAAGCCTGCATAAAAAGAATCTTCTGATGCAGAATCTGCATGACCTAATGCACCTGGTAGCCAACGGGTTAAAGCAT is part of the Beggiatoa alba B18LD genome and encodes:
- a CDS encoding thioredoxin fold domain-containing protein, which encodes MFMRFMAALLALSAYNSFANNELATPNTTSNAVTVQPMQDPVVTPATPAAPTTTKNVEIDNNPDIPNSLRDVLKRLAGADKLDQIKIKPSPIKGLYEVMVGMEVVYMNEDGSYMLVGDLRDTKTGVNVTEQKRNGLRVTAINALDQKDMIIFSPKEKAKFVINVFTDIDCGYCRKLHTEVPKLNELGIEVRYLAFPRAGVGSETYQKMVSIWCASDRNNALTVAKSEGTVKPAQCNNPVSKEFELGQTLGVTGTPALVLSDGELLPGYVPADRLLAYLTQKSVPHLSEK
- a CDS encoding YajQ family cyclic di-GMP-binding protein; protein product: MPSFDIVSTVDNHELTNAVDQTNREITARFDFKGADAKVELTEESLILHAETEFQLQQMGDILRIKLTKRGIDLSALDPKEAETQNRRARQTWLIKQGIPSELAKKIVKLIKDSKLKVQAAIQGDEVRVTGKKRDDLQEAITLLKTQSQQLEQPLQFTNFRD
- the rplS gene encoding 50S ribosomal protein L19, with the protein product MNPIIAMLEQEQLKQEVPSFNAGDTVIVQVKVKEGDRERLQAFEGVVIAKRNRGMNSAFTVRKISHGEGVERVFQTHSPLVASIEVKRKGDVRRAKLYYMRDLRGKAARIKEKIVAKRDTNTTQA